The region GTGCTAAAGCTAAAAAAGTTACACAAGAACTAGCACACTGATGTCTAACCCATAAGGACATCGAGACGCAAATCTACTTCACAGAAAATAAAAGGTAAAAAGGGTTTCATTGAGGAGAGTTAAAAATAAAGGGAAAAATGGACACACATTTACATTCACACCGTCCCAACACGCGCCACAACCTAATCCATTCTTTTCTCcattatttgcattttattgtGTCATTATTCTCAAATTTATTATGGTTATTTCTCTAcgtatttggtaaaaaaaaaataataataatccatgtattttttttttggtaaagtcTCCTGTGAATCTGGGATGATCTTGAAGTCTTCACGCTGAACTCCATTATTAATATTCCAACAATGATCccaacatgacaaaaaaaaaaaacctttcccaCTTACTCAACCCATTAATGCCAACTTTCTGTCATGAACAAAAGAAAATGTCTCTAAAacgggattaaaaaaaaaattaatgtgatTTTAGAATCTTTACGACGACTGGACGAACTTTCCAATTAACGTTGGATATTCagattttttgtcattttcaggGCAGTGTTTTGCTGAAGATGATTGTTACTGTGCATTTTTAGTTGTGAGGTTTCGGTCTATGTTGTTATTGGCAAGTGTTAGCAATCGTGTCAAAAATATCGCAGTGTTTTCGGTATTCTTTCGAGCGCTCTGTATCGAATCTTCTATATGTTTAAAGTTTAAACAGTGCAGCTACGCTAACCTGACAAGCTCAATGGCTTGCCGACTGCAAGAGCTCTTAGAATGGGTTACTAACACAAGACATGGCTACAACCTGTTGGCAGTGAAGGGGCTGGTTAATCAGCAAAGTGAATTTGACACAAGCGCTTTGAAGCGTCACAATTCTTCTGAACGAACTCGCACGAAATTCCCTTATTGTGCTTCAGAAAGGTAAAGCACCGCACGCACGCTCAGGCATGCCCACACGTCCTGTGTACAAGTCACTATGGTTCAGCATTAGATCACACCATGGCTATAAATACACTTCAAACCAGAGCCAAAGCTCTCAAGTTACGTTAGGAGCGGCCTTTCATGAAGACAAAAAGTCACCATCACCATGAGATTACCCCCATTGTTTCCAACCAAACACTAGCTTTTGCTAGACGACTAACGGGATTACAACAAAATACTGTGGCTGTACCATGGTACAGTAATGGTATCAGTTGGTATCAAAACCATAGGCCTTTTAAGATAATCGCATTgtacttcaaaaacacaaaacttACAACACACTCTCAAGGCAATCTGTAAGCATTTATGTTTTGGTGAATTGGTGGATAATTTATAAAATTCAACGGTTTAGAGATGGACTTGTATGcttatttctgttttataaaTTGTACGTTTATGTACAAATCACATTGTACGAATTTATACGAAATCGCCACCTCATTCATTGAGAGCGGGTGGAAAAGCCACACTGTGGCAGATGAATTCCTGTTTACAGGTCAGTATTTGcttgaataaaaacattattaatcctgaatgtattttatttctcaaACCTTGAGGTGATTTATAACTGGACTTGTGAATGAGCGTGTTTAACAATTAAATGGCGGCATTTTTGTTAGGGAAAGCCTTGAAAAGCCAAACACCTGATCTTGTAAATTCCCCACACACTCTCAGGACAGTCTGTAAATACTGTATACTTTGGCGAACTTCTAAAAATTGCACGAATCAAAACGTGCAAAAACTTAATCGAGTACGCTTTGTCGTAAGACCAAGTTTAAAGGTCTTTGTTGGAGTTCTGTCGGCTCATTTATGACACAAGCAGTTTCCCATTTATAAAACTAGAAAAGATTTCCACATTTAGCCACAAATTTCCTCTGCGAGCTGATGTGTGCATTTGTGATTACAACTGGAAAAAACGACAAAATCTGATGACACATTTTCTTGCGGTAATTTTTGTAGATTGATTTGCAGAGATGTGTTTTACAAATGAGCTGATTTGTTAAAAGTTATAATTTTCTTGGTGCATTAGTCTTCATAGTCTTTCATCACGCTCGCTCAAACAACTTTCCTTTTCGCCTACCGTCATCAATTTCTTTAACCCAACCACCATTTTAGAGACATCTTTTCACCATTTTAGCAATCTCTCAGATGAATTCCCGTACAATGTTTTTTATCCGGTTTCTATGAAAAGACTTCACATAAGTACAATGTGAACGACATGTACGTCACTTGCTTGCAACACAACGACCCCTGTGACATTATCGTTGTTCTTTCCTATTTAAGTCCGTACCACACTCTTACCGAAATAAAACGAacgtaaagaaaaaaaaaaaaaaaaaaaacatagactTACGTGGTCAAGTAAAAATTCCGGCATGCATTTCAAAACAGGCAAAGACCCCAATGGCCCCAACCCCGCAACCAAACAAATCaaagtaaaatataattacagtatttttcttTCACTTTGTTATGTATATAGCTTTTCCGTTAAGGGCAAATGGAAGACATGAGGTGGCTGTCATCTACAGAGACGAGTACTTCGGCCTACAACTTTCGCCACGGTCTCCGAAAATACTGCACCCCTCTCACAGCAGCAGGATTGTAtaacagaaaaagaaaataataataatacaaaatacaaaaacgaaagaaaaaagcacaccaaaaataataatcacataaTAGTTGATAGACACACATTATGAGCTTATACTCTTTTCTCTATTGTTTTGTTTAGAAATTCAACACGTATTTAAGAGAAACAtcgttatttattttttcagtgacGCTCGtcgttattaatattaataatcaatATTCATATTAGAAGTATTACTATTGGTTAACACTACGTTTGGGTCTCATTAAAGGCCCCGCCCATGTCACAGAGTTAAAGGGCTCTATCATCTGGGGAGGGAGAGAGTCGTCATCATCCGTCCATCCGCCGTCACGCGCGAAACTCACTTTCCGCCACCCAGGAGACTCAAGCGTTTCATCCGTCCATCTCTCTCCCCCTCTCTGGCACTCTTCAGCACGACACCTCCATGGTATGGGACGGGCTCGGCGGGAGCTGTCCGCCCTGCGAGCTCTGGGACAGCGTGCGGGATCTGGAGCGCGAGCCCTCCATGGAGTAGGAGGACGTGAGAGAGGCGGTACGTGAGCGCGACAGACGCGTCATGCAGGAGGACGCCACTGAAGGAGAAGAGAAGCAGCGCAGACATCAGAGAACGAACACAAGGGATTCCTTTTTTTGTTTctaaataaatgcatgcatacaTAGTTGTGAAAAAGCCGAAATTTCACCTAGACTtgcttgcacactgagtccgaatttttcgcacgttaaaaaaAGCAACGAAAATTTccgactcagtgtgcaatgaccttcatTGCTTTAGAATTATAaaggggaaaagtcagaattgtttattaaaaagtcacacagcaaaaaatgcttttcttacttagatgttccatcttgtttccagccagaatgtttaaagatttttaaatcaagaaggattttctagacaagtaaaaatattttcttgttttgaaacaaaaaaaacaggCAAAAAATCTGCCAAGGGGGTAACAAAaatttatattgttttctgtttgaagtacgatttttttttttgttgttgttgcttttccccattggcagattatttagcttgttgtAAGCAaaagtctagaaaatccttcttgatttaggattttttttttctttctttcttttttcttttttttttggctggaaacaaaacagaaaatctaagtaagaaaagcattatttGCAGTGTAGTTCTGACGTTTTTTATTGAACAGTTCTGAAATTCCCCTTTATAATTCtaagttaatttcagcttttttcacaactatgtatgcatgtatttatttagaaattttacaaacttaattttgaccttttttttttctgaaaacaagaaaataatttttactttctaaaaaaatccttcttgatttaagaattgttatatattttggctggaaacaagacaaaaaaaaatcttagtaagaaaataatttattttaaataatcactttgtttacttacaaattgtaatccgtcgctgattccaaattacattacAAAAATTGTAGTCAGTAACATAATTCATTGCCTtaaacattttaggtaatataatcagattacttttagattactcgtttatcacattgatttaaacaggatAATCTTGTACCTTGTATGATCTAAAAGCACACAAAATAAAGTTCTTTCATTGTAATTAGCAACATGATTTGCATTAAACATTGTTACATCAAGGTTTTCCAAACTGGGGTTTGTAAAGAAACTGCAGCGGGTTTAATGAAGTGAGTTCAATGAAAGGCTAACAAGTATTTaaaccataaaaatgtaaaattaaaataaatatttttaaaatatcaatcaaaataataaacatactaaaaaataatattttatgtttacCTGCATGCCATATGACCATTAaccatgaacatgcaaatgtcatacttaatacattttaaaatctctgGGGTCACTGATTattatttccctttttttttttttttttttttttttactttagttaGTGTGTAATGTTGCTGTTTGAGCATAAACTACATTTGCAAAGTTACGATGCTCAAATATTGTCTTTTGCAGAATTGCTGATTATATTAGGTGAAAGAGGTTCAGATGTCAAAAACGGTTGAGAATGCCTGCAAATAAGAAATAATGagaatttgtacattttaattgGTTTGCAAGACAAAAGCCTTTCAATCCATGGAAAATAACCTACTGAGTAATAattcagtagttgatgcaatgttgaaacacttcttaaacctgaaaggATTTTTGTAAATCCAATGACTGATGACTAGTCtatgtgtgaatgtccacaaaactggactttCGGAGTATATATAAGTGGTAGACTAATTTAGAAAggaaaacttaaaatataaaaaagatacATTAGAGAGAATTGATAAAtgatgaataatttattgctaaTATGTAACCATGTAATCTTGAAAAAAGTAACTAGTCTAAATACgaggttttttttttagaaagtaacttactctaattacaagtacttattttattttttggaatcAGTTGCTACCCAGCTCTGGTTACCACTTGCTCTAGATATTCTGGCCAAAAACAGGTCTAACGAAACCAAAGGATTAAATGTCTTGTTTATTGATAATGAGAAGCTTAAGCACTGTTGTGTATATTATTACTAATGCTCAAAAAAATATGGGGtccttaagatttttttgtttgttttgtttttgaaagaagcctcctctgttcaccaaggctgcatttatttgatcagaagtaCAGTAAGATTATAACatcttattttaaatgttatactttaaaatatcgtTTCTATGTAAatctattgtaaaatgtaaatggttcctgtgatcaaagctgaatttttagcatcatcactgcagtcgtcagtgtcacatgattcttcagaaatttcTAATTAGTATCAGTGTTGAtaatatgaatatttatttaCGGAAAATCTGATAGGCAATTATTTTCCAGGATTCCTTGATGATTACGAATTTCAATAATTGTTTGAAATAGAAAAAGTTTCTAATATTATAAATAGTATTACTGTTActgttgatcaatttaatgcatcctttatgAATAAAAGTACTCATTTCTTTTAAAATAAGTCTTACTGGCTTCAAACGTTTAAATGATAGTTAGTGGCTGATTCACATTAAAACCTCAGTTTTATACATTTGTATGATATTTCTCAATAACAAAATGCTCTCAGGTCACTTACTGTATCCCATGCCTTGAATGAAGTACTTAAACGCTTCTGTCAGTTTGCTGGGCTGTAGAGACACACATTTCATTTACACACTGCACAGATTTCATCTGAATAGATTCACTGAATAATGGTGTGATTTGCCTTACCTGAGTCAGCTGTGGCATCCCGCCAGCATCAGCCAtctgaataaaaacaaacagagaggttatataaaaatgtacttgctttttttgtgacaaaaaaaaaaaaaactgttcaaatTTTCTCATATAATCATTTTAATACCCTGGACCCTGGATTTATACATAATCggacatctgaataaataagctttccactgatgtatggtttgttacaaaatgacaatatttggctgagatacaaccatttaaaaatcgtaaatctgagggtgcaaaaaaaatctaaatgctaaaataatctcctttaaagttgtctatattaagtttttagcaatgcatgttactaatcaaaaatgaagtttgaatacatttacagtaggaaaacaTTTTGATGGAACCTCATCTGTacttaatacaataaaataaatattgataattctgaactacacaatgtatttttggctattgctacaaatacacatgtgctacttaggactggttttgtggatgATGGTCATAAATTAACAAATTGTTCTAATGGCACTTTAGAAATAAGTTATGATTATTTTGCTCTTCTTTTGATTGTATGATTGCAACATTAATAAAAGTATGAAACTAGGCACATAAAACACAGGTGATGCTCAAACCTTGAGGAATGAGGTCGTAGTTGGATCGAGTTTGCTGTTGCACTCCACCTAGTGGACAGAAACAGATGTGCAGTCAGAAGAATCCTGTAAGCTTCTGTGGGTaagtgtgatttattttttattttttgacccACTGACTGACATAAATACTTACAGCAGCTTCCTCATATGGAGCCTGGTCACCAA is a window of Garra rufa unplaced genomic scaffold, GarRuf1.0 hap1_unplaced_475, whole genome shotgun sequence DNA encoding:
- the LOC141317206 gene encoding protein NDRG2; its protein translation is LTNPEAVEGLVLVNVDTNARGWMDWAAQKLSNLTSSLSEQMLSHLFSQEEISANTDLIQTHRERISNAPNLINIELFWKSYQGRRDLNIDRNNMFKCPVMLVVGDQAPYEEAAVECNSKLDPTTTSFLKMADAGGMPQLTQPSKLTEAFKYFIQGMGYMASSCMTRLSRSRTASLTSSYSMEGSRSRSRTLSQSSQGGQLPPSPSHTMEVSC